The genomic interval CTCGCCCTGGCCGAGGTCGGCGGAATAGGCGATGACCTCGCAGCCGTACTCTTCCACCAGCCACTTGAGGATGATCGAGGTGTCAAGGCCCCCCGAGTAGGCCAGAACGACTTTGTTGACGCTTCCCTTCTTGGACATGAATGGAGTCTCCTGAGGTTGAAATGGGAAGGATGAAAAGCCAGAGCCTTCCTAGAGTTTGATCACCAGGGTGGCCGCCAGGCGGTCGTGCAGACCCTGTTTGCGACGGTCGAAGGCGACCATGAGAAAGCCGATACCGAGCAGCGCGCCGGAGATGAACTTGCCGATCACCTCGCGCACGAAAGCCCGTGGGTAGCCGACGGGCCGACCATCCTCCCGCACCACTTGGATGCGCAGAACCATCTTGCCCGGCGTCTGCCCGCAATAGCCGGTGAAAAACACCTTGTAGGTCTGCCACAGGGCGAAATTGAACAGGCCCAGGGTCAGGACCAGCAGGTGGGTGGTTTCCGGACCCGGCCCCAGGGCGGCGCGTCCCGCCCAGCCGAGCAGGCCGCCAAGCACCATCTGCACCAGGCTGACCAGAATAACATCAATCAGCGCGGCCGTGACCCGCAGCCAGAAGCCAGCGGGAAGTGCTGCGGCCGCTGACGTCAGCGATCCGTCCGGTAATGTTCTGACCTTAGCATATTCCGCCGAGGATTCCGGCGGCGCGGCGGGCTCGGTCGATCCGCCGGGTACCGGCACCGCGCCCGGATAGCGAAAGACCCGCGCGCAGCGTGGGCAGGTCACTCGTGCCGGGCCTTCGGGCAGGCGCTCCGGCGCGATCTCGCGGCTCAAGCCGCAGGTGGGGCAGGTCAGGATCATCCCATCAGCGTCGCGAGAATGGCTTTCTGCACATGCAGGCGGTTTTCCGCTTCGTCAAAGATGATGGAGTGCGGCCCCTCGATGACCTCGTCGGTGATCTCCTCGCCGCGATGCGCCGGCAGGCAGTGCATGACCAGGCAATCGGCGGCGGCGCTTTTCAGCAGATCGGCATTGATCTGGTAGCCCTGGAAAGCGATTTCGCGCTCTTTCTGCTCGGCTTCCTGTCCCATGCTCGCCCACACATCGGTGTTGAGCACCTGGGCGCCGCGCGCGGCCTCGGCGGGGCTGTCGGTGTAGCTGACGCGCGCCCCCAGCTTGCGCGCCCGTTCCATGACGACGGCGTCGGGGCGGTAATTTCCAGGCGTGGCGACGCGCAGCTCAAAGCCGAACACGGCGGCCGCGTTGATCCAGGAGTTGGCCATGTTGTTGCCGTCGCCGATCCAGCAGTATGTCAGATCGCGCCAGTTGGCGCGATGCTCGCTGACGGTGAAGAGATCGGCCATCACCTGGCAGGGATGGTAGAGGTCGGTGAGGCCGTTGACCACCGGCACACTGCTGCACGCGGCGAATTCTTCCACGGCCGCCTGGGAAAAGGTGCGGATCATCACCCCGTCGACATAGCGCGCCATGCAGCGCGCCGTGTCCTTGATGGGCTCGCCGCGTCCCATCTGGGTGTTGCCCGAGGACAGAAACAGGGCGTGCCCGCCCAACTGGAACATGCCGACCTCAAATGACACGCGGGTGCGCGTCGAACTCTTCTCGAAAATCATGCCCAGGGTCTTGCCCTTGAGCAGGCGATGCTCCTCGCCGCGCTTCTGCTTGGCCTTGAGCTCGCGGGTCAGATCAAAAATCGCTTCCAGCTCCTCGCGGCTCCAATCGGTCAAACACAAAAAGTCTTTTTTCACTACGAACTCCTCAAACTCTTTTGCACCGCAGAGGTCGCCGAGATCGCTGAGAATGCCGGTTGAATTTTTTCCCCTCGGCGTTCTCCGCGGTCTCTGCGGTGAAAGGTTTTTTTAGATGTCTTGCAGCACGCCATCGAGTATCGCCAGGGCCTCGTCGATTTCCTCGCGGGTGACGATGAGCGGCGGCAGAAAGCGCAGCACCTTGCCCATGGTGCAGTTGATGAGCAGGCCGCGGCTCAGGCATTTTTTCACGATGTCGCCGCCCTCGATGGCGAGTTCCATCCCATGGATGAGGCCGCGACCGCGCACCTCGACCACGAAGTCGTAGCGCTGCTTGAACTCTTCGAGGCGCTCGCGCAGATACGCGCCCATGGCGCGGCAGTTGTCGAGGATGCCGTCCTCCAGCAGGGTGCGCACGGCGGCGACGCCGGCGGCGGTCATCAGGGGATTGCCGCCGAAGGTCGAGCCGTGGGTGCCGGGACCCAGGGTCTCGACGTACTTTTCCCGGTAGACCATGGCGCCGATGGGCGGGCCGCCGGCCAGGGCCTTGGCCAGGGTCATGATGTCGGGCTCCACCTGCTCCTGCTCATAGGCGAAGAGCGTGCCGGTGCGACCGCAGCCGACCTGCACCTCGTCGAACACCAGAAGCAGGTCCTTTTCGTCGCACAGATCGCGCACCGCGCGCAGGTAACCGGGCGGCGGCACGTTGACCCCGCCTTCGCCCTGCACGGGTTCGAGCATCACCGCGCAGGTGTTGGGCGAGACGGCGGCGCGCAGGGCCTCCATGTCGCCGAAGGGCACGTACTTGAAGCCCGGCACCACCGGTTCGAAGCCGACCCGCACCTTGTCCTGGCCGGTGGCGGCGATGGTGCCGATGGTGCGCCCGTGAAAGGAGGCCAGGGCGGTAATCACCTCGAAGCGGTTTTCACCGTGGCGCTCGCGGCTGTACTTACGCACCAGCTTCATGGCCGCCTCGTTGGCCTCGGCGCCCGAGTTGCAGAAAAACACCCGGTCACCGAAGGAATGACGGCAGAGAATCTCGGCCAGCTCGATCTGGGTCGGGATGTGGAAATAATTGGAGACGTGCAGCAGGGTCGCTGCCTGTTCCTGCAAGGCCTTGACCACCTTGGGATGGCAATGGCCGAGGTTGTTCACCGCCACCCCGGCAAGAAAGTCCAGATATTCCTTGCCGTCCACGTCCCAGAGCCGACAGCCCGCGCCGCGCGCCGCCACCAGGGGATAGCGGCCGTAGGTCCGCGCGATATGCCGATCGGCGCGTTCGATCCAGTTTTCGGATATGCTCATTTCTTGAACCTCGCCACGGCGGTGCCGACACCCTTGTCGGTGAAGATTTCCAGCAGGCAGGCATGCTCCATGCGCCCGTCGATGATGTGGGTCTTGTGCACGCCTTCCTCCACGGCATCCACGCAGCAGTTGACCTTGGGGATCATGCCGCCGGTGATGGTGCCGTCGTTGATCAGATCGGGCACGCGCTCCACGTCGATGGTCGAAATGAGCCGTCCGTCCTTGTCCTTGACCCCTTCCACGTCGGTGAGCAGGATCAGCTTCTCGGCGCGCAGGGCGCCGGCGATGCGGCCCGCCACCAGATCGGCGTTGATGTTGTAGGTTTCACCGTTGAGGCCGACGCCGATGGGCGCGATCACGGGGATGAAGTGGCTTTTTTCCAGCGCTTCGATGATGGCCGGATTGACGCTTTCCACCTCGCCCACATGACCGATGTCGATGATCTCCGGGGTTAGGGTGTCGGGGTTGATCTGGGTCATCTCCATCTTGCGCGCGATGATCAGTCGCCCGTCCTTGCCCGTGAGGCCCACCGCCTTGCCGCCGTGGCGGTTGATGTTGTTGACGATCTCCTTGTTGACCTGGGCGCCGAGCACCATTTCCACCACATCCATGGTCTCGCGGTCGGTGACGCGCATGCCCTGCACGAAGCGCGATTCCTTGCCCAGTGCCTTGAGCAGCTTGCCGATCTGCGGCCCGCCGCCGTGCACCACCACCGGATTGAGGCCGATGAATTTCATCAGGATGATGTCCTGGGCGAAGCTCTCCTTGAGCCGCTCCTCCACCATGGCGTTGCCGCCGTACTTGATGACGATGGTGGCGCCGGAGAAGCGCTTGAGCCAGGGCAGGGCTTCGAGCAGAACGTTGGCTTTGGCGATGATTTCCTGCATGTTCGTGCGATCCGTGATTGATGGTTGGGATGTAGGGGCGACCCGGTGGGTCGCCCTGGGCGGATGCATGCGTCCTTAAACAGGGCGCAGCATGCTGCGCCCCTACAAGATGTATCGGGACAGATCCTCGTCCTTGACGATGTCGGCCAGTTTGTCGCGCACGTAGGCGGCGTCGATGCTTATCTGCTTGGCTCCCAGCTCCGGGGCGCGAAAGGAGAGATCCTCGAGCATCTTCTCCAAAATGGTGTGCAGACGCCGCGCGCCGATGTTCTCGGTGCGCTCGTTGACCAACTGCGCGGTGCGGGCGATTTCGCGCACCGCATCCTCGGTAAACGTCAGATCCACCCCTTCGGTGGCCAAAAGCGCCTTGTACTGGCGGGTCAGGGCGTTTTTCGGCTCGCTGAGAATGCGCACGAACTCGGCTTCGCCGAGGCTTTCGAGTTCCACGCGGATGGGAAAACGGCCCTGGAGTTCGGGGATCAGATCCGAGGGCTTGCTGATATGAAAGGCGCCCGCCGCGATGAACAGCACATGGTCGGTGCGCACCGGCCCGCACTTGGTGTTGACCGTGCTGCCCTCGACGATGGGCAGGATGTCGCGCTGCACCCCTTCGCGCGAAACGTCGGGCCCTCGGCCGTGCTCGGCGCTGGCGATCTTGTCGATTTCGTCGATGAAGATGATGCCGCTCTGCTCGACGCGTTCCTTGGCCAGGGCCTTGACCTTGTCCATGTCCACCAGGCGTTCGGCCTCGCTTTCGATGAGCAGCTCGCGTGCCTCGGCGACGCGCACCCGGCGGCGCTTGTTCTTTTTCGGGAAGAGATTGCCGAACATTTCCTTGAAGCTCGAGCCCAGCTCCTCCATGCCCTGGGGGGTAAAGACCTCCAGGGAAGGGGTCTTGCTCACCTGAATGTCGACCTCGACCAGGCGATCGTCGAGCTCGCCCATGCGCAGCTTGCGCCGCAGCTTGTCGCGGGTGGTCTCGCGCCCTTCGCTTTCGCTGATCTGCAAAGCCGCGCTCTCGCCGGGCAGCAGCAGGTCGAGAAGGCGCTCCTCGGCCATATCCTCGGCCTTGAGGCGCACTTTATCGGCTTCTTCCTCGCGCACCATGATGACGGCCAGATCGACCAGGTCGCGCACCATGCTCTCCACGTCGCGGCCGACATAGCCGACCTCGGTGAACTTGCTCGCCTCGACCTTGATGAAGGGTGCCTGGGCGAGCTTGGCCAGGCGCCGCGCGATTTCGGTCTTGCCCACGCCCGTGGGGCCGATCATGATGATGTTCTTCGGGGCGATTTCATCCCGCAGCTCGGCGTGCACCTGCTGGCGGCGCCAGCGGTTGCGCAGGGCGATGGCCACGGCGCGCTTGGCGGCGTTCTGCCCCACGATGTAGCGGTCGAGCTCGGAGACGATCTCCCGGGGGGTGAAGTTGTTCACGACAGGGTCTCCAGCTTGATCTGGTCGTTGGTGTAAATGCAGATGCCGGCGGCGATGCGCATGGCCTGCTCGGCGATCTCCCCGGCGCTCAGGGGCGAATGGGCCGCCAGGGCGCGCGCCGCGGCCAGGGCATAGGGGCCGCCCGAGCCGATGGCGGCGATGCCGTCGTCGGGCTCGATGACGTCGCCCGCGCCGGAAATCACCAGGGTCGCCTCGCGGTCGGCGACCACCAGCAGGGCTTCGAGGCGGCGCAGCACCCGGTCGGTGCGCCAATCCTTCGCCAGGGACACCGCCGCGCGGGTCAGGTTGCCGCGAAACTCCTGCAGTTTGCCCTCGAATTTCTCGAACAGGGTGAAGGCGTCGGCGGCACTGCCGGCAAAGCCGGCAAGGACCTTGCCGTCGTTCATGGTGCGGATTTTGCGCGCGGAATGCTTCATCACCGTGTTGCCGAAGGTCACCTGGCCGTCGCCGGCCAAGGCGACGATGCCGTCCTTGCGCACGCACAGGATGGTGGTGGCGTGGAACATGAATCCTCCCGGATGAAAAAAAGCGGCCCGGCCGCCGAAAAATATCGAGAATATAACACAGCGTCCTGAGGTTACAAAGGCAAAATGCGGCGGCAGGGCAATCAGCAGGGAAGGGTCAGGGTGACGGTGGTGCCGCGGCCGGGCTCGCTATCCAGGACCAGGCTGCCGCCCAGGTTCTGCACGAAGCCGCGAGCATAGAACAGGCCGAGACCGAAGCCCCGCACCTGCCCGGTGCGGGCGGGGTCGATCTGGTAAAACTTCTCGAAAACGCGCGGCAACTCTTCGGCGGCGATACCCACGCCCGTATCGCGCACCCGCAGGCGCAGGCCAAAGTCGCCGCGCTGCGCCGCCAGGCTGACGCGGCCGCCGCCGTTGGTGAATTTGATGGCGTTGTCGAGCAGCGCGAACAGGGCGAAGCTCAGCTGCTCGCGGTCGGTATGCAAAGAGCCGAGTTCCTCGGCGAGTTCCAGGTCCAGGGCGACGCCCTTGGCCTGGGCGCGCGGACGCAGAGTATCCAAAAGTTCGCGGCACAGCGCAGCCGCATCGACCTCGCTCAGGCGCGGCGGTCCCTCGCGCAGAAGCACCTGGCTGAAGGCGAGCAGATCCTGAATCAGGCTTTCCAGATAGGCTGATTCCTCGAGGATCATTTTCAGGGTGGTCTGAAAGGCGGGAGCCTGGGTATCGCCGATGCCCTGCGCCAGATTCTGGATGAACAGGGAAATGGCGGTGGTCGGGGTTTTGAGCTTGTGGGAGATGAGGCCGAGAAATTCGGTCTTGAGGCGATCCATGCGCTTCAAGGACACCAGTTCGGCGCGCAGGGCCTTTTTTTCCAGGACGCGGTTGATGGTGGTGCGCAGTTGCAGCAGGTTGATGGGTTTGCTGATGAAATCGTCGGCGGCGGCCTGCAGGGCCTGCAGGATGATCTCCTTGTCGGTGTAGCCGGTCATGATCACCACCGGCATGTCGGGCGCCTGCTCCTTGATGCGGCGCAGCAGATCGAGGCCGCTCATGGGCGTCATCATCACGTCGGTGAGGATGACGTCGACGGGTTCTTGCGCCCACAGGCTCAGGGCTTCCTCGCCGCCCGAGGCGTGCAGAACCCGGCAGTCCTTGAGGATCTTCGCGCAGAGATCGCGAATGATGGCCTCATCGTCGACCACCAGCACCGTGCGCCCCCGCAGTTCCTGGCGCAGGGCGGGTTCTTCGCGCATTTCAAGGCGCAATCAGTGCCCTCCGGGTGTTTACTTGAGCGGTGGCGTGAACAGCGCCAGCAGGGTCACGGGGGCGGCGCTGTCGTTTCTGAGTCCATGGGGAACCCCGGGCGGCGCCATGCCGCAGGAGCCGGCGGGAAAGGCGAGCCGCTCCTCGCCCATGGTGCACACGGCTTCGCCGGAGAGAATGTAGAAGGTCTCGCTCTGGCCCTCATGGGTATGGACGTAAATCTCGCCGCCGGGTTCGAGCCGCCCCAGATGCATGGACAGGGCGGGGTTGCCGGCGGCGGTGACGAGATCGCGCAGATGGTAGTTCTTGTGTTTCGGATGCAGGTATTCGGCCTGTTCGCTGTCCTTGAGGGTGATGCCCTTGAGGTTCATGGCGCGGTTGTCTCCTGAATCAGGGTTGAGCGGCTTTGGCCAGCATCTGGGTCAACAGGCTTTCCACCTGGGCCAGGGCGTGGTCGAGGTTCTCGGGGCGGCTGCCGCCGGCCTGGGCGAGGTCGGGGCGTCCCCCCCCGCCGCCGCCCACCAAGGCGGCCAGCTCCTTGATGATGGCGCCCGCCTGCAGGCAGGAGGTGAGATCCTTGCTCACCGCCACCAGTAGATTGGCCTTGCCCTCGCTTTCACTGCCCAGCACCACCACGCCGGAGCCCAAGCGCTCGCGCAACTGATCGGAAAATTCGCGCAGACCCTTGCCGTCGACGCCCTCGACGCGGGTGGCGAGATATCGCACTCCGGCCACTTCGCGGGCACGCTCCAGCAGTTCGCCGGACTTTCCGGCATTGAGCTTGCCGCGCAGGGACTCGACCTCGCGCTCCAACTCGCGCTGGCGTTCCAGAAGCTTTTGCAGGCGGTTTTCCAGTTGCTGGGGATCGCTTTTCACCAGCGCCGCCATGCGCTCCAGGGTGTCTTCCTGTTGCAAGACATATTCCACGGCCCGCTCGCCCGTGAGCGCCTCGATGCGCCGGACCCCGGCGGCGATGCCGGTTTCCTGAACAATCTTGAACAGTCCGATGTCGCCGGCGGCGCGGGCGTGGGTGCCACCGCACAGCTCCATGCTGAAATCGCCCAGGGCGATGACGCGCACCCGCTCGCCGTATTTTTCGCCGAACAGGGCGGTGGCGCCGGCGGCGATGGCCTCGGCCGCCGCCATTTCCCGGCTGTCGACGGCGGCGTTTTCGCGGATGCGGCGATTGACCTCGCGCTCCACGCGGGTGATGTCCTCGTCGCTCAGGGGCGAGAAGTGAGTGAAGTCAAAGCGCAGGCGCTCGGGCGTGACCAGGGAGCCGGCCTGCTTGACGTGGTCGCCGAGCACCTCGACCAGCACCGCCTGCAGAATGTGGGTGGCGGTGTGGTTGCGCGCCGTGGCCAGGCGCGCGGCCTCGTCCACCTGAAGTTCGACGGCCTCGCCCTCGCGCAGGATGCCCTGCAGGATCTCGGCCTGATGGACGATGATCTCGGGCAGGGGGCGCAGGGTGTCGTGGACCCGCAGGCGCGCGCCGTCGGCCAGAATCTCGCCGCGATCGCCCACCTGGCCGCCCGACTCGCCGTAAAAAGGCGTGGCCGAGGTCACCACCAGCACCTTTTCGCCCGCGCCGGCTTCGCCGACCCGCCCGCCGTCGCGCACCAGGGCGAGCACCGTGCCGTGATCCGAAAGGCGGCCGTAGCCGGTGAATTCGCAGCGGATGCCCGCCTCGGCCAACTGGCGCCAGATGGCATCCACCGTTTTTTCCCCGGAGCCCTTCCAGTGCTCGCGCGCCTTGCGCCTTTGCTTCTCCATGCACGCCTCGAAACCCGCCTCGTCAAGGCTGAAGCCGTCGGCAAGCACGATGTCGGCGGTGAGATCGACGGGAAAGCCGAAGGTGTCGTAGAGGCGAAAGACCACCGCCCCGGGAATCTGGGTGCGGCCCTCGCTCTTGAGGCGCGCCACTTCCTCGGTGAGAATGCGCAGGCCGTTGCCCAGGGTGTGGATGAAGCGTTCCTCCTCGTTGCGCGTGACCTTGGCGATGTAGGCGGCGCGCTCGCGCAGTTCGGGATAAGCCTCGCTCATCATCTCGATGACCTGCCCGGTGCTCTGGCAGAGCAGCGGCTCGTCGTAACCGAGCATCTTGGCGTGGCGCGCGGCGCGGCGCATGATGCGGCGCAGCACGTAGCCGCGCCCTTCGTTGCTGGGCAGCACGCCGTCGCCGATGAGAAAGGCGGTGGCGCGGCTGTGGTCGGCGATGACGCGCAGGGACACGTCGTCGTCGGGATCGGCGCCATAGCTCTTGCCGGTGATCTCGGCGACGAAATCGATGATGCCGCGCAGCAGATCGGTGTCGTAGTTGGACTTGACGCCCTGGATGACCGTGGCGATGCGCTCCAGACCCATGCCCGTGTCGACGGCGGGCTTGGGCAGGGGCGTCAGGGTGCCGTCGGCGGCGCGATCGAACTGCATGAACACGTTGTTCCAGATTTCCATGTAGCGGTCGCAGTCGCAGCCCACGGTGCACTCGGGCTTGCCGCAGCCGACCTCGGGGCCGTTGTCCCAGAAGATTTCCGTGCAGGGGCCGCAGGGGCCGGTATCGCCCATGCTCCAGAAATTGTCCTTTTCGCCGAAGCGGAAGATGCGCTCGCGCGGCACGCCTTGCTGCTCATGCCAGATGTCGGCTGCCTCGTCGTCGTCGGTGAAGACCGAGACATAGAGGCGGTTCTTGTCGAGACCCAGATCCTGGGTGAGAAATTCCCAGGCATAGGCGATGGCTTCCTGCTTGAAATAGTCGCCGAAGGAAAAGTTGCCGAGCATCTCGAAGAACGTGTGATGGCGCGCGGTGCGGCCGACGTTTTCCAGGTCGTTGTGCTTGCCGCCGGCGCGCACGCATTTCTGCGAGGAGGCGGCGCGCACGTAGTCGCGCTTTTCCCGGCCGAGAAAGCAGTCCTTGAACTGATTCATGCCGGCGTTGGTGAAGAGCAGCGTCGGATCGTTGTGGGGCACCAGGGACGAAGAGGGCACCAGGGTGTGGCCGCGGTCGGCGAAAAACTGAAGAAAGCGCGTGCGAAGTTCGTGTCCGGTCATCATGGTGAGCTAGAGATCCTTTTCTTCTCGAAATAGGGCGAAAATCTGTGCCGGGCTGAAACCGCGGCGTTGCAGAAAGGCGATAACCCGTCGTTTGTCGCGCGCCTCGGCACGGGCGTAGTCGAAATCGGGAAAGCGTCTCGCGAGCAGTTCGCGCAGCACCTGCTCGGGGGCCGCTTCGACCTCGGCGGCGCGCAGGGCCTCCTGCGCCAGTTCGGGGTCGATGCCGCGGCGGCGCAAATCAAGGCGGATGCGCGCGCCCGCCGCGCGGCCGTCGCGCAACAGGGCGCGGGCGCGCTCCAGGGCGTAGCGGCGGTCATCCACATAGCCCAACTCGCGGCAGCGCTCCAGAACCTCGGCGATGTCCGAGGCGGCGATGCCGCGACGCTCCAGGGCGGCGGCGAGCTCGGCCTGGCTGCGATCCCGCGCGGCGAGCAGGCGCAGCGCCAGGGCGAGGGGTTCAGAAGCGCTCAATGCTCGATTCGTCCGCCGGTTTGTTCGCGGCGGGCGGCGCCTCCTTGTCGAAGTCCTCCCAGGTCAGGTCCGAGGTGGAGCTGATCCCCGACATCTTGAGCTTGAAGTCGTCGGGGTTGGACGCCTGGCGCAGCGCCTCGTCGAAGGTGATGAGATTCTGCTTGAGCAGCGACATGAGTGATTGATCAAAAGTCTGCATCCCGTAGGACACATAGCCCTGCTGGATGGAATCGCGCAGCAGCTTGGTCTTGTCCTTGTCCTCCACCAGCTCGCGGGTGCGCGCGGTGGACACCAGCACCTCGACGGCCGGCACCCGGCCCTGACCGTCGGCGCGCGGCACCAGACGCTGGGAGACGACCCCGCGCAACACGCTGGCCAGCTGGATGCGGATCTGGCGCTGCTGGTAAGGGGGGAATACCGCGACGATGCGGTTGATGGTCTCGGGCGCGTCGATGGTGTGCAGGGTGGAGAGCACCAGGTGTCCGGTCTCGGCGGCGGTCAGGGCGGTCTCGATGGTTTCGTAGTCGCGCATCTCGCCGACCAGAATGACGTCCGGGTCCTGACGCAGGGCGCTTTTCAGGGCGACATCGAAGCCTTCGGTATCAAAGCCCACCTCGCGCTGATTGACGATGCTCTTCTTGTCGCGGTGGAGGTACTCGATGGGATCCTCGATGGTGACGATGTGGCAGGTGCGCTGGCTGTTGATATGATCAATCATCGCTGCCAGGGTGGTGGATTTGCCCGAGCCCGTGGCGCCGGTGACCAGCACCAGGCCGCGCTGCTCCATGGCGATTTTTTTCAGCACGTCGGGCAGCAGCAGTTCGTCGAGATTCTGCACCTTGAAGGGGATCACGCGAAACACCATGGACACCGAGCCGCGCTGGGAAAAAACGTTGACGCGAAAGCGCCCCAGCCCCGGCACGCCATAGGCGAGGTCGACCTCGTGGGTGTCGGCGAATTTCTTGCGCTGTGCCTCGTTCATCACGCCTTCGGCCATCTGCGCGATGGTCTCGGAGACCATGCGCGGCGCATTGGGCAGCGGGCGCAGGGCGCCGTCGATGCGGTAGACCGGCGGCAGGCCGGCCTTGATGTGGATATCGGAGGCGCGGGCGCGCAGGGCCAGCTTGAGAATGTCGTTGAGCTCCATGGGCGCTCCTCGGGATTAGCCCTCGTGGGTCGGAACAGCCGCGTTCTTGAGACCGAAGTGCTCGAGCAGACGTTGCTCGATGGCCTGGGCGGTTTCGGCGTGCTCCTTGAGGAAGGTCTTGGCGTTTTCCCGGCCCTGGCCGATGCGCTCGCCCTGGAAGGAGTACCAGGCGCCGCTTTTCTCGATGATATCGCAGGCGGCGCCGAGGTCGACGAGATCGCCGACGCGCGAAATCCCCTCGCCGTACATGATGTCGAACTCGGCCTCCTTGAAGGGCGGCGCGACCTTGTTCTTGACCACCTTGACGCGGGTGCGGCTGCCGATGACGTCCTGGCCCTGCTTGAGGGAGGCGATGCGGCGGATGTCGAGGCGCACCGAGGCGTAGAACTTGAGGGCGTTGCCGCCGGTGGTGGTTTCGGGGTTGCCGAACATGACGCCGATCTTCATGCGGATCTGGTTGATGAAGATCACGCAGCATTTGGATTTGCTGATGGTGGCGGTGAGCTTGCGCAGGGCCTGGGACATGAGCCGCGCCTGCAGGCCGACGTGGGCGTCGCCCATTTCGCCTTCGATCTCGGCGCGCGGCGTGAGCGCGGCCACCGAATCGACGACCAGCACGTCGATGGCGCCGCTGCGCACCAGGACTTCGGCGATTTCCAGGGCCTGCTCGCCGGTGTCGGGCTGGGAGACGAGCAGGTCCTCGGCCATGACGCCGAGCTTCTTGGCGTAGGTGATGTCGAGGGCGTGCTCGGCGTCGACGAAGGCGGCGATGCCGCCTTTTTTCTGGGCCTCGGCGATGATGTGCAGGGCCAGGGTGGTCTTGCCCGAGGATTCCGGGCCGAAAATCTCGATGATGCGCCCGCGCGGCACGCCGCCCACGCCCAGGGCGATGTCGAGGGACAGGGCGCCGGTGGAGATGGTCTCGACCTCGGGCAGGACGGCGTTTTCGCCGAGGCGCATGATGCTGCCCTTGCCGAATTGTTTTTCGATCTGGCTGAAGGCCAGATCGACGGCGCGGTTGCGGTTGTCGTCCGCCATGATGGGTAAAGCCTCCGAAAGGTTGTCGTTAGGAAAGTCAGGATGTCTTCACGTTGCCCAGCGTTGCCTGAAAGAGCGGTGTGTGAAGGGCGCCGGCCGCGCTCAGCCGGCTCTGGTAGCAGACCAGTTCCCCGATCTCCCAGGCGCCGCCCCGCCAGGATTGAAACGCGGCGAGGGGGGCCGGCGACCGGTGATGGCCCTCCTTGGCGCGACCCAGGGTCAGGTGCGGCTTGAAGGGTCGTCCCTCGCCGCCCAGGCCTCGCTCCCTGAGGCCCCGGTCGAGGCGCTGCTGCAAGGCGAGCAGAGGCGTTTCCGGGGAAAGAGCCAGCCAGAAAACCCGGGGACGGGCAAGGTTGGGAAAGGCGCCGAGGCCACCAATGTCCACCCTGAACGGCGCATGGAAATTCCCTACCGATAGCATAGTCTCCCGCACCTGATCAAGGCATTCTTCGGGCAGCTCGGCAAAGAAGCGCAGGGTCAGGTGCAACTGCTCGGACTTGACCCAGCGCACCTGCGGAAGCACCGCGCCGAGCTCGGTCTGCAGCCGCGCGACGCGTCGGCGCAGCGGCTCGGGCAAGGGCAGGGCGATGAAGGCGCGCAGGCTCACGGACCGGCCTCGGCGCCGCCGCTCAGGGCGGCGGGCAACAGCACATGGAAGGCGCTGCCACCGGCGGGCGGGCTTTCCACCCAGACCATGCCGCCGTGGGCCTCGATCATCCCCTTGACCAGGGTCAGACCCAGGCCCACGCCCTTGCCGCCGAAATCGGTGCGCGAGGAAAAGTGGGCATCGATGTCGCCGACCTCGTAAAACTTGTCGAAGATGCGCAGCTGCTCCTCGGGCGCGATGCCGATGCCGCTGTCGGCGACGGTGATCTGGATGAGCGGTCCGCCGAGGGTATCGGCGAAAAACGTCGGCGAAAACCGG from Geoalkalibacter sp. carries:
- the recA gene encoding recombinase RecA encodes the protein MADDNRNRAVDLAFSQIEKQFGKGSIMRLGENAVLPEVETISTGALSLDIALGVGGVPRGRIIEIFGPESSGKTTLALHIIAEAQKKGGIAAFVDAEHALDITYAKKLGVMAEDLLVSQPDTGEQALEIAEVLVRSGAIDVLVVDSVAALTPRAEIEGEMGDAHVGLQARLMSQALRKLTATISKSKCCVIFINQIRMKIGVMFGNPETTTGGNALKFYASVRLDIRRIASLKQGQDVIGSRTRVKVVKNKVAPPFKEAEFDIMYGEGISRVGDLVDLGAACDIIEKSGAWYSFQGERIGQGRENAKTFLKEHAETAQAIEQRLLEHFGLKNAAVPTHEG
- the thpR gene encoding RNA 2',3'-cyclic phosphodiesterase, which translates into the protein MSLRAFIALPLPEPLRRRVARLQTELGAVLPQVRWVKSEQLHLTLRFFAELPEECLDQVRETMLSVGNFHAPFRVDIGGLGAFPNLARPRVFWLALSPETPLLALQQRLDRGLRERGLGGEGRPFKPHLTLGRAKEGHHRSPAPLAAFQSWRGGAWEIGELVCYQSRLSAAGALHTPLFQATLGNVKTS